The following proteins are co-located in the Candidatus Methylacidiphilales bacterium genome:
- a CDS encoding molybdenum cofactor guanylyltransferase, protein MQTSFTAGLLAGGRSSRMGRDKAALEFEGEMLWQRQVRLLESLNPSQLLISGRPDGPYIGSSYKVIYDQHADQGPLAGLAALLRACVTPRLLVLAVDMPWMTSSVLKQMLVHKGGVVIEHDGLWEGTAAVYPIEILSLVEDALAGPDHSLQSLIRRAKQAGLMETCRIPPAQADAFRSWNTPHPPDAPKKLS, encoded by the coding sequence ATGCAGACTTCTTTCACAGCAGGGCTTCTCGCCGGAGGGCGTTCTTCGCGCATGGGACGCGACAAGGCCGCGCTGGAATTTGAAGGCGAAATGCTCTGGCAACGGCAAGTCCGTTTGCTGGAAAGCCTGAATCCCTCGCAACTCCTGATTTCCGGACGCCCGGATGGTCCTTATATTGGGTCTTCCTATAAAGTCATTTACGACCAACACGCCGACCAAGGGCCGTTGGCAGGATTGGCTGCGCTCCTGCGCGCCTGCGTTACCCCACGGCTGTTGGTTTTAGCCGTTGATATGCCCTGGATGACCTCGTCTGTGCTGAAACAGATGCTCGTGCACAAGGGAGGAGTTGTTATTGAACACGATGGCTTGTGGGAAGGAACTGCGGCGGTTTATCCCATTGAAATTCTGTCCTTGGTTGAGGATGCCCTTGCAGGGCCCGACCACTCGCTTCAATCGCTGATCCGCCGGGCAAAACAAGCGGGCCTCATGGAAACCTGCCGAATCCCGCCTGCTCAGGCGGACGCCTTTCGGAGCTGGAACACTCCGCACCCCCCGGACGCCCCGAAAAAGCTTTCGTAA